The Methanobrevibacter millerae genomic interval ACCGCCGATGAGGATTTGTGCAAAATTTTAGAACCAAACGTCTGTACAACAAAAAGGCGCGTTGAAGTATTGGAAATTTTAAACGAAAATGACATACCGACCGTTGTCTGGCTGTGCCCGATTTTGCCCTTCATTAATGACAATGAGGACAATATTAACCAGATTCTTGACTACTGCATTGACACCAATGTCAAGGCAATACTGTGCTTTGAAATGGGCCTGACCCTAAGAGACGGAAACCGACAGTATTTCTACAAGAAGCTTGATGAAAGCTTTCCGGGCCTGAAGCAGAAATACATCAGGCACTTTAAAAGCAATTATCACATTCCAAGTCCGAATAACGCGAAATTAATGAAGATATTTAACCGGAAAACAACGGAAGCAGGAATCATGACCAATACAGACGAGATTTTTGCTTACCTGCACGAATTTCCAAAAAGGGAAACTACAAAACAATCAAAATTGTTTTAAAATAAACTTTAGTTAATTCAAGTTATATAGAGTTGCAATCAATTAATTTATATATTATAAAGTCAAAATAATTAATATCAAATAAAAATGATTTTGTTATCAAATCATGTTGATTTAATTAAATGTTAATTGAGTGATAATATGACACAGATTAGTGATGCGAAAAAAGGTATTTTAACCGATGAAATGAAACATGTGGCAGAAATAGAGAATGTTTCAGAAGACTTTATTCTTAAATCCGTTGCAAACGGAACCATTGTAATCCCAAGTAACGTTAACAGAGACATTGAAGCTGCAGGTATCGGTGCAGGACTCAGGACAAAAGTAAACGCAACAGTCGGAACATCCACAGATATCGTTAACTTTGATGAGGAAGTTCAAAAGGCACAGATAGCAATTGACCACGGTGCAGACTGTCTGATGGAGCTGAGTATCGGCGGAGACCTGGACGTTATCAGAAACAGGGTTTTGGACATGTCCCCATTACCTGTAGGATCCGTACCGGTTTATCAGGCAGCAATTGAAAGCATAAGAAGGGACGGTTCCGTCATTTACATGACTGAAGATGACTTGTTCAACACCATCGAAAAGCAGGCAAAAGACGGTATCGACTTTATGGCAGTCCACAGCAGTATCAACATTGAAACCTTAACCAGACTCAAAAGGCAAGGCCGTGTAACAGGACTTGTTTCAAGAGGAGGTTCATTCATGTCCGGATGGATTGTAGAAAACGAAAAGGAAAACCCTTTATACGAAAACTTCGATTATGTCTTGGAAATCGCCAAAGAGCATGACGTAGTGCTTTCACTTGCAAACGGTATGAGGGCAGGATCCATTGCTGACTCAACAGACAGGGCCCAGATACAAGAACTGATCATTTTAGGCGAATTGATTGACAGGTCACGTGAAGCAGGCGTTCAATGTATGATTGAAGGACCTGGACACATCCCAATCAATGAAATCCCAACAAACGTCATGATTCAAAAGAAAATGTGTTCAAACGCACCGTTTTATATGCTCGGACCTATTGTATGTGACGTGGCACCTGGTTACGACCACATCGTATCCGCAATCGGAGCCGCATCATCCGCAAAAGCTGGAGCAGACTTCATCTGTTACGTAACTCCTGCAGAGCATCTGGCTCTTCCTTCACCTGAAGACGTTAAAGAAGGAGTCATTGCAACTAAAATCGGAGCCTACGCAGGTGACCTTGCAAGCGGCCAAATTGACGGTTCACAAGACTTGGCAATGGCTGAAGCAAGAAAAAGATTGGACTGGGAAGCACAATACGAATGCGCAATGTTTCCGGAAGCTGCACGTGCAAAAAGAGATGAAAGACCTCCTGAAGAGGAAGACACATGTACCATGTGCGGTAACTACTGCGCAGTAAAAATCGTTAACGAATGGCTGGACCAATCCGATTCAGACTTAATTAAATAGATTCTTTAATCTATTTATTTTAATTTTTTATATTAACTATAGTATATAGAATTTTAATTAGTGTTCATTTAGATTCAACTCTAATTCTAGCACCATTTTAAAATTAGACAACAATAAAATCACCACATAACTTAATAAGATTATAATCCCATTAAAGAAAAAAAATTAGCTTACTAATTATAATAAAGATTTTATCATTAAATTAAATCCCAAACTGGGAAAGAAAAAAAATCTTTAATAACATGATATCTGCAAACACATTATATTTTAAAAAAAAATGTTTGAGGAAAAAATCCCCAAACACGACTATTCCCCTCTTTTAATTAGGTACTTGCAGGAAATATTTTTAAAACTGAACTTAGGATCAGTTGTTTTGTAGTATACCCAACCTTCCATAGCACATTTTTCATGACCTTCACATACATCGGAATCGTAGTATCCGTCAGCGCTTAGCTTGAACTCTTCGAAATCATCCGGAAGAACGTATTCCTCATCATCAATCGGAACACTTTCAATTCCGTATTCATCCCAGATCTTTTTAGCTTCGCGAATGTCGAACATTCCATTACTGTCGATCATGTGGAAACAGAAAAGATGATTTTGCGTTAACTTATGCGGATTTCCTTGAATTTTCGGACCGCAAATCTCGCCTTGCCAGCAGACATACTTGCAGCCTTTGTGCTTTTCCAGATAATCTCTGAGTTTTCTTTCAATGTCAAGCTTATCCGCCAGTTCCCAGTATGGATTGTCATTATCAACTAAAGGGTCATCTTCCCTGAATACGCGCAGATTGCGGGAGCAGACGTAGAATTCATAGTCCTTTTTTAATGGATGTGTATTGGTCACTTCCAGAATGTATGTGGCGGAAGATCCGTCACATTTCTGCGTACGGACAAACGGGGTCTTGTCCTGCAATACGTCCGGCATGTTTTCGCAGCGTTCCTGGTCAGTCTTGGAAATATGATCAAATTTATTTGGAAAACGCTTACTTTTATCTTTCCTGTCATCACCTAAAAGGAAAAATAACAGTTTTTTACCCCAATCTCTATTCATTAACCATTTCACCCAGGATTTTTCAAACAGTTCCTTGTTGCGCAGCGCCATGGCTTCGTACTTGTTTAGACCTTCGCCTTTGCGTTTAGCGTCCTTAGGGTTTGAGTATTTAATCTCAAGCAATTCGGTTACATCCGTGCCTTCCTTTTTTGGAATTTCGACATCGAAAATATCCAGAGGAAGTGCTATGCCCTGAGAGATAACATTGAACCTGGAAAGTCTCATGGTCTTGATTTTGAAGTGTTTGCGTCTTAAAAACTCAGACCACTCCTTTTCGGGAACCTTTGAATCTATTTCAATGTATACGCAAAAATCCCCTTTTTCAAATTCGCCGATTTTTGAGATACAATTCCATCCCAGAACCCCAATAAGTTCTATGTTATCCGCCCCTTCAATTTCTTTAACCCAGGATATTTTTTCAACGTGGGCAAGGGAACGCTTTCCATCAATTATCAAACATTTCACCTCCGTCATTTATTATTTAATAATTATGGCAAAACATGCTATTAACTAATACAATTTTAATGAAAACAAGCTGTTATTACAGAATGTCTTCAAGAATGGACCTGCCGGGATTTGAACCCGAAGCATCCTCCTTGCAAGAGAGGCATTCTACCAATTGAATTACAGGGCCATAAATGCTATAGCTGGGATTCGAACCCAGATTCCAACCTTGGAAGGGTCGTGTGTTACCGATTATCACTACTAAAGCATGGAAAAATTTTTAAACGGTGAAGGAGAGATTCGAACTCTCGTGTCCTAACGGACTCTGGATTAGCAGTCCAGTAGAATAGGCCATCTATCTGACTTCACCAATAGTTCTGGATTATAAACCTCATCTGCAGGGCCTAATTGACTCATGCAAGACAATCAGCCCATGATTTTTAGAGTATGGGGGTAGAAGGAATTGAACCTCCAGCCACTGATCTGGAGTCAGTGATGTTGCCATTACACCATACCCCCCCCAAAACGGGCAGGAAAATCCTGCCCATTTTAATTGCCGGGCCTAAGTGCTCTAGCAGGGACTTGAACCCTAATCTCAGCCTTGGCAAGACCGTATGTTACCAATTACACCACTAAAGCAAAAGCCGGAAAAACCGGCTAATTAGAGGAATAGGGATTTATGGAATATGTAATCCCAAAGGGGGAGACTCGACTTGAACGAGTATCACTTGAAAAACCAAGGGTTTTACCAGTTAAACCACTCCCTCAATTGATTATTAAGCGGTAATGGGGGGATAAACCCCCAATAAAAATACCCTGATGGAGAAATTAGCTTCCACCAAGATATTTTGCTTTTGGTGCGCCGTAGCGGACTCGAACCGCATCATCTTCCAAAAGGAGATGCTCTTCCATTTGAGCTAACGACGCATAATCATCTGACCTGGGCCTAATTGAAATATTTAATCAATTAGGCCCTTTAGAATTAATGGGAATAATGAAAATCAGATTAAATGGGCGGAATGATTCCCATATTCCCAATCACCATTGAATTACCAATTACATGCATTAAAAGGTTTCATAAGGGAGTTGAACCCTTGCCTCATGCGTCACAGACATGTATGTTGCCGTTACACCAATGAAACCATAGCCCAAATTGGCTTGGAGGGATTCGAACCCTCGGCATCCGCCTTGTAAGGGCGGCACTCTACCAGGCTGAGTCACAAGCCAGTATATTATTTGGAGTTTAAAATTAAACCCCAAATTTTGGAGATCAAAATATGAAAGCATATCTTTGAATGGCCAGATAATAAGGCCAATGAGTGCGAAGGGAATTGAACCCCCGATTTTCGGATTAAAAGTCCGACGTATTACCCTACTATACTACGCACCCGCTATGAATAATTATTCTGAAATTTGAA includes:
- a CDS encoding RNA ligase family protein, with amino-acid sequence MIIDGKRSLAHVEKISWVKEIEGADNIELIGVLGWNCISKIGEFEKGDFCVYIEIDSKVPEKEWSEFLRRKHFKIKTMRLSRFNVISQGIALPLDIFDVEIPKKEGTDVTELLEIKYSNPKDAKRKGEGLNKYEAMALRNKELFEKSWVKWLMNRDWGKKLLFFLLGDDRKDKSKRFPNKFDHISKTDQERCENMPDVLQDKTPFVRTQKCDGSSATYILEVTNTHPLKKDYEFYVCSRNLRVFREDDPLVDNDNPYWELADKLDIERKLRDYLEKHKGCKYVCWQGEICGPKIQGNPHKLTQNHLFCFHMIDSNGMFDIREAKKIWDEYGIESVPIDDEEYVLPDDFEEFKLSADGYYDSDVCEGHEKCAMEGWVYYKTTDPKFSFKNISCKYLIKRGE
- the thiC gene encoding phosphomethylpyrimidine synthase, translating into MTQISDAKKGILTDEMKHVAEIENVSEDFILKSVANGTIVIPSNVNRDIEAAGIGAGLRTKVNATVGTSTDIVNFDEEVQKAQIAIDHGADCLMELSIGGDLDVIRNRVLDMSPLPVGSVPVYQAAIESIRRDGSVIYMTEDDLFNTIEKQAKDGIDFMAVHSSINIETLTRLKRQGRVTGLVSRGGSFMSGWIVENEKENPLYENFDYVLEIAKEHDVVLSLANGMRAGSIADSTDRAQIQELIILGELIDRSREAGVQCMIEGPGHIPINEIPTNVMIQKKMCSNAPFYMLGPIVCDVAPGYDHIVSAIGAASSAKAGADFICYVTPAEHLALPSPEDVKEGVIATKIGAYAGDLASGQIDGSQDLAMAEARKRLDWEAQYECAMFPEAARAKRDERPPEEEDTCTMCGNYCAVKIVNEWLDQSDSDLIK
- a CDS encoding SPL family radical SAM protein produces the protein MHYRQVKSILSPNNGMNLYRGCSHGCIYCDSRSDIYQINHDFEDIEVKENALELLKKSLKNKRQKVMIGTGSMSDPYMPIEKRLEYTRNALKLIYKYGHGFTCITKSDLILRDLELIKKINENTKAVVQMTLTTADEDLCKILEPNVCTTKRRVEVLEILNENDIPTVVWLCPILPFINDNEDNINQILDYCIDTNVKAILCFEMGLTLRDGNRQYFYKKLDESFPGLKQKYIRHFKSNYHIPSPNNAKLMKIFNRKTTEAGIMTNTDEIFAYLHEFPKRETTKQSKLF